TCTGCTCGATGGCAGCAGCCACCACGCGGGAAACGCCAATGCCGTAGCAACCCATTTCCAGGGTCACCGGCTTGCCGTTCTCGCCCAGCACTTCGCACTTCATCGCCTTACTGTACTTGTTGCCCAGCTGGAAGATGTGCCCGACTTCGATGCCGCGCTTGATTTCCAGGGTGCCCTTGCCGTCCGGGCTCGGGTCGCCGGCCACGACGTTGCGCAGGTCGGCCACGGTCGGAACCGGCAGGTCACGCTCCCAGTTCACGCCGAAGTAGTGCTTGTCGTCGATGTTCGCACCGATGCCGAAGTCGCTCATCAGCTCGACCGAACGGTCGATGATGATCGGCAGCGGCAGGTTCAGCGGGCCGAGGGAACCAGCGCCGGCGCCAATGGCGTCACGCAGTTCGGCGTCGGAGGCCATGACCAGCGGGCTGGCAACGCCTGGCTGGTTGGCTGCCTTGATTTCGTTCAGTTCGTGGTCGCCACGGATGATCAGGGCGATCAGCTTGCCTTCTTCTTCGGCGTGCACGATCAGGGTCTTGATGGTCTTTTCAATCGGCAGATTGAATTTCTCCACCAGGGCCGCGATGGTCTTGGTGTCTGGCGTGTCGACCAGGCGCAGCTCTTCGCTTGGTGCGGCGCGCGAGGTTTCACGCGGCACGGCCTCGGCCTTCTCGATGTTCGCCGCGTAGTCGGAGCCGTTGCTGAAGACGATATCGTCTTCGCCGGACTCGGCCAGCACGTGGAACTCGTGGGAGCCGGCGCCGCCGATCGAACCGTTGTCGGCTTCCACCGGACGGAACTTCAGGCCCAGGCGGGTGAAGATGTTGCAGTACGCTTCGTGCATGCGGTCATAGGTGATCTGCAGCGACGCCTGATCCGCATGGAAGGAGTACGAGTCTTTCATGATGAACTCGCGACCGCGCATCAGGCCGAAGCGTGGACGGATTTCGTCACGGAATTTGGTCTGGATCTGGTATAGGTTGATCGGCAGCTGTTTGTAGCTGCTCAACTCGTTGCGCATCAGATCGGTGATTACTTCTTCGTGGGTCGGGCCCGCGCAGAAATCACGACCGTGGCGGTCTTTGATGCGCAGCAACTCAGGGCCGTATTCTTCCCAGCGCCCCGATTCCTGCCACAGCTCGGCCGGTTGGGTGCTCGGCATCAACACTTCCAGAGAGCCGGCGGCGTTCATTTCTTCGCGAACGATGGCTTCCACCTTGCGCATCACTCGCAAGCCCATCGGCAGCCAGGTGTACAGGCCCGAGGCGAGTTTGCGGATCATGCCGGCGCGCAGCATCAGCTGATGGCTGATCACGACCGCGTCGGAAGGCGTTTCTTTCTGTGTGGCGAGCAAAAATTGACTGGTGCGCATGGTTGGCCGTTGTCGGTTGCTATGACTGGAAATGACGGAGCAGTGTAACGGCGAGATCCGCCGACGTACAGAAGTGCAGGCCCGGCGCGAACCCTCTCGCCGGGTGCGAGATGTCTTACGATTCTTCCACGACGGAGGTCGGTGCAGGTTCCGGCGTCGGCGTCGGGCCTTCGCGACGGCTCTCCTGGAACCAGTGCAGGGCGATCAGCACCAGGGTCGGAACGCCGAGCAGCGCGGTGATCAGGAAGAAGTTGTGATAGCCGAACTTCTCCACCATCACCCCGGAGTAGCCGCCGATCAGGCGTGGCAGCAGGAGCATGATCGAGCTGAGCAGGGCGTACTGGGTAGCGGAGAACTTCAGGTTGGTCAGGCTCGACAGGTAGGCGACGAACGCCGAGGTGGCCAGGCCCGAGCTGAAGTTGTCGAGGGAGATCGTCACCACCAGCATCTGCAGGTTCGGGCCCATGTCGGCCAGCATCAGGAACAGCAGGTTGGTGGCCGCCGACGCAGCGCCGCCGATGAACAGGATCGGCAGGATGCCGAAGCGCACGATCAGCAGACCGCCCATGCCGGCGCCGACAAGGGTCATGATCAGGCCGAAGATCTTGCTGACGCTGGCGATCTGATCCTTGGTGAAGCCCTGGTCGATGTAGAACACGTTGGCCATCACGCCCATCACCGTGTCGGACATCCGATAGGTGGCAATCAGACCGAGCAGCAGCAGCGCCTGCCAGCGGTAGCGCAGGATGAAATCGTTGACCGGCGTCAGCACCGGCGCCAGACCGCGACGGCCCATGGCCGAGAGGCACAGGCAGGTCAGCGTGGTGTAGAGGATCGCGCGCAGGAACGCCCGGTCTTCCAGCAGCAGGTCCAGCGGGCTCATGTCACCAAACAGCACGCTGGCGAAATCGGTGTTGTAGAGCTGGGTGAACATCGCCGGCACGGAGACCAGCAAAATGATCAGCACGAACACAGACATCAACTGATGCATGAAGGTGTAGCGCCCGGCCTGCAACTGGGTGCGCAACGGCACCGGCGGTTCGCGCATCAGCAGGGTGGTGAGCAGGGCAGGGACCATCAAGGCGCCGAACAACACGTAGGTGCCGGTCCAGGCGGAATGCTGGTAATTGAAACCGGTGGAGCCGAAGCCTTCGGCGAAGAACAGTGCACCGGCCGTCGCCAGCAGGGCGGCAACCCGATAACCGGACATGTAACTGGCGGCCAGAGCGGCCTGACGGTTGTCTTCGGCGATTTCCAGTCGATAGGCGTCGACGGCGATGTCCTGGGTGGCAGAGGCGAATGCAACGACCACCGCAATGGCGATCAGCCAGGACAGGTGTTTCTGCGGGTCGCAAAAGCCCATGCCGATCAGGCCGAGGATCACCAGCGTCTGTGAGAGCACCAGCCACGAGCGGCGGCGCCCCAGCTTGCCGAGCAACGGCAGGCGCCATTGGTCGAGCAGGGGCGACCAGACCCATTTGAAGGCGTAGGCCAGACCGATCAGGCTGGCGTAGCCGATCGTCTCGCGGGCCACACCGGCTTCACGCAGCCAGACCGAAAGTGTCGAGAACACCAGCATGTACGGCAGGCCGGCGGCGAAACCCAGCAACAACAGCACGAGCGTCGAAGGACTGGCATAGGCGGCGAGCGCGGCGCGCCAGGTTTTACGGGGCATGGGCTGAAGTCTGCCTCAAGATTGCGAAAACAAAGCGCGCACTCTAACCGCTGTGCTCTACCGGACGCCAGCCATGGCGCCGAATATCCACACGATTGTTCAGGACGGTGATGCCTTCCATGCGCAATCTCGCCCGCTGTTCGTCCCCGGACGGGCTGCCCGCCGGCAGGCTGATCCGCCCGCCGGCGCCGATTACACGGTGCCAGGGCAGCTTGGTGTCGCCGGGCAATTGGCTCAGGGTACGACCGACCCAACGGGCGGCGCGCCCCAAACCCGCCAGTTCGGCCAACTGACCATAGCTGACGACCTTGCCCTCGGGCACTTGGGCGAGGGTGGAATAGAGTGCCGTGCGTCGGATTTGCGGATCGTTTTCGCAGGCATGCATCGGGTCTGTCACGTGCGCGGTTCCTGAACTTGATCGCGTTATGTCCTTAAGCGTAATCGGTGGAAGGGCAATTGAGAAATGAACTCAACAGAAATAGCCGGGTCACTCCTTGTCAGGGAATTATTCCTACGGATAATGCCGACCCTTTTTTCGCAAACTTGAGTCCCCGATTCGCTTATGTTGTCCAGAACCCTGCTGTGCCTTGCTGTCTTCAGTGCGTCCACACCCTTGCTTGCCGATACCGTCTGGTTGAAGAACGGTGACAAGCTGAGCGGCAAAATCACGCTGTTCGACGGTGGCAAGTTGCTGGTCCAGACCCAGTACGCGGGTGCCGTGACCATCGACTGGAAGCAGGTCAAGACTCTGGAGAGCGATCAGGAGTTGCTGGTCAAGCAGGACGCCTACAACGGCGAGAAGGCCAAGTCGTTGACAGCTGCCGAAGACGGCAAAGTCACCCTGGCCAACGGCGAAGCGCCGAAAACCGTGGAGCTGGCGA
The window above is part of the Pseudomonas fluorescens genome. Proteins encoded here:
- a CDS encoding proline--tRNA ligase gives rise to the protein MRTSQFLLATQKETPSDAVVISHQLMLRAGMIRKLASGLYTWLPMGLRVMRKVEAIVREEMNAAGSLEVLMPSTQPAELWQESGRWEEYGPELLRIKDRHGRDFCAGPTHEEVITDLMRNELSSYKQLPINLYQIQTKFRDEIRPRFGLMRGREFIMKDSYSFHADQASLQITYDRMHEAYCNIFTRLGLKFRPVEADNGSIGGAGSHEFHVLAESGEDDIVFSNGSDYAANIEKAEAVPRETSRAAPSEELRLVDTPDTKTIAALVEKFNLPIEKTIKTLIVHAEEEGKLIALIIRGDHELNEIKAANQPGVASPLVMASDAELRDAIGAGAGSLGPLNLPLPIIIDRSVELMSDFGIGANIDDKHYFGVNWERDLPVPTVADLRNVVAGDPSPDGKGTLEIKRGIEVGHIFQLGNKYSKAMKCEVLGENGKPVTLEMGCYGIGVSRVVAAAIEQNNDENGIIWSDTLAPFQIALVPLRYETELVREATDKLYAELTAAGFEVLLDDRDKKTSPGIKFADMELIGIPHRIVVSDRGLAEGNLEYKSRTEGQAQALPVADVLSFLQARIRR
- a CDS encoding AmpG family muropeptide MFS transporter, encoding MPRKTWRAALAAYASPSTLVLLLLGFAAGLPYMLVFSTLSVWLREAGVARETIGYASLIGLAYAFKWVWSPLLDQWRLPLLGKLGRRRSWLVLSQTLVILGLIGMGFCDPQKHLSWLIAIAVVVAFASATQDIAVDAYRLEIAEDNRQAALAASYMSGYRVAALLATAGALFFAEGFGSTGFNYQHSAWTGTYVLFGALMVPALLTTLLMREPPVPLRTQLQAGRYTFMHQLMSVFVLIILLVSVPAMFTQLYNTDFASVLFGDMSPLDLLLEDRAFLRAILYTTLTCLCLSAMGRRGLAPVLTPVNDFILRYRWQALLLLGLIATYRMSDTVMGVMANVFYIDQGFTKDQIASVSKIFGLIMTLVGAGMGGLLIVRFGILPILFIGGAASAATNLLFLMLADMGPNLQMLVVTISLDNFSSGLATSAFVAYLSSLTNLKFSATQYALLSSIMLLLPRLIGGYSGVMVEKFGYHNFFLITALLGVPTLVLIALHWFQESRREGPTPTPEPAPTSVVEES
- a CDS encoding MGMT family protein; its protein translation is MHACENDPQIRRTALYSTLAQVPEGKVVSYGQLAELAGLGRAARWVGRTLSQLPGDTKLPWHRVIGAGGRISLPAGSPSGDEQRARLRMEGITVLNNRVDIRRHGWRPVEHSG